In Cryptomeria japonica chromosome 5, Sugi_1.0, whole genome shotgun sequence, the genomic window GTTGTCCTTAAGTAACTGTTCTTGAAATCTCATCATTGGATCTCTTTCATCATTGACAATAATAGAAAGATCCTAATTTATCCACACCCAGATAAATAATAGAGATTCTGGAAACATGGTCATCTCTTAAATTGGAATGTTCAAAATCCAGGGTTAGAAAAGGCatacatttatttaaatttttctgTTGTATTCTCAATTGTCTAAAGCACTTGACAATAATGACAGCAATGTAGATTCCTTTCTACCtgtcaacaatttcctatttatacaTAATTGTTTTTTGGAACTCTAATCTGATTATTCCTTTGTCTTTTAATTGATAGAAGTTGGAGAAACTGGAAGGAGCTTGTACAGATTAATTTCATTGCAGATGTGGACAAAACTTAGGccttttgtgcatgagtttttgGAGGAGGCAAGTGAGATGTATGAAATGTATGTCTATACGATGGGAGAGCGAGCTTATGCTTTGAAAATGGCAAGGCTTCTTGATCCCACAGGAAAACATTTTGGGACTAGGGTCATCTCACAGGGTGATAGTACACGTAGACATCAGAAAGACCTAGATGTCGTATTGGGAGCAGAGTCTGCAGTTGTGATTCTTGATGACACTGAGCAAGTAAGTATTCAACTACTGGAAATATGAATAGAAATCTAGACAATCCTAGACTCACTTATGAATATCACAATCAGCCTTCTTGGTCCAGTCCTTGAGTTATTTTTAAACCAACTGCTTTAACTATAATTCTCTTTTCATCAGTATCCTTCACATTCACAGAAATTTTTTCCCTTAGGCTCCATTACAGGTAAGTGGTTTTTAAATACTTGGCACATTAACATTTATGCCCTAACAATTGCAGGTATGGCCAAGGCATAGATCAAATCTCATAGTGATGGAAAGATACCATTTCTTCAGCTCAAGTTGCCGACAATTTAACCTACAGAGTCCCTCTTTAACACATTTAATGAGGGATGAGACAGAGACAGAGGGCGCTCTTGCAAGCATGTTGCGTGTACTCCGTTCTGTGCATCAAATGTTTTTCAATAAGGTCAGAGACAGCATTCCTGGCACATCTGAATATTGTGTTGGTGATTTTTTTAGTTTAGTTCATATGCACATTTACTGTGCAGACGTACTAtttaaatcatttagaaaattataaattataatttttcaagGCCTCCGCTTGCCAGgttcattttatttaaatgaagTACTAGAGATTCGTAATGCTCAATCAGAATGGATCACTTAATGATTTCACTTGAAACTTCCTGAAGTTCAGGTTCTTTAGTCGTTCAAATCATCTTTTTTCTGTCAAATCATAGTACACTGAAGTCCCCAAGTTACCATGAAATATATTGTATTCACACAATGTATTCTGGGTTTCAAAAACATGATGGATGTTAACTGCTGACTTTCTTGTCAAGTACCACGTGTATTTGGTCCTGTTTATGTGGTTCATGTGTATTTTTTCCTGCAAGATGTGCAGGAATTAGCTCTGAGGTGTTTCCAAATGTTCTCAATACTCCAATGTGGCACGATTTTCCTGCTCATGTCATTGATGAATTTGAACTTCACTCTGTTTCTCTCCCATTATAACATCACTGAGAGGTGCTTCTGTGCTCTGGGGCTCCCCTTGTCTTATGACAATTGCAAATGTATTTGTTCGAAAACAGTTAATAGCATTCTCCACCGTTTAATGATTTTGTTCTGCTATAATATCAATGTGCTGCATGTGTGTTcatctaaaattaattataattatgagATAACGCTTGGAAATCCTTGCTAGTCAGGAAGAAGATTTTGGGGTGGAACCATGGAAGTACCTTGGTTGATGTGTGGCATTCTCCTTGTCTCTGGTACAACTATTGCTTAGAAGTGCTGTGTCTATTGTGGGTCTGCTTGCCTTTGGTTACTACAAATGTGAGTATTTCTCTAAAAAGAAATACTAGCTTACTGCAGACAAAGTAGAATTCTCAACAAGTTAAGAATTTCATTCCACCACAATTTTGAATTATATAGCTGTCAAAAATTAcacatgaagaagaaaaagaaatgttGTTTGTATGTGTTAATCCCACGCGATACAGACAAGGTTTATAAGGCATTATGTGCATGGAAAGCTTTAGCGATTTAGAAGCGCAGACATTAGGGTGCAACTTTGCAAGTCACTGTGTCAGTGTGTTACTACTCTCCTTTGTACTATCATCGCTTGGAGGTCCTGTGCTTTGTGGGTTCTCATACTATTCTCTTTTTGGTACTATCAGTGCTTACATACcttgtatttaaaaaaattaaaaaattacaagcTTGTTATAAACAAAGTTGCATGTTCCACTTTAACATCCGACCTGTCTATATTTTGTATAGTTTGGACTTTGTGTGATGATTCGTGGTTGTAGTCCATATTGAATCTCCTGTTTGCTTTTCTCTGTATGTGGAATGGCTTAAAAGTATTTTTACCAGCTTTTAGAGTGATCGGTTTTCAAAATCTTGGTAGGATTTGACTGGTGTAAATTTAAGTCAGCTCTATGATGACCAATTTCCATAAGTAGTCATTGCCTTAATGGCATTTCCCTCATGTATGTTGATAATTATCACAAGGCAAGGGCATGCACAAAGCACAGAAACACCGCTAAGCATTTGTTAATATGGGGCTGAAATGGTGATAAACATCCTCTATAAAAGAATAGATTTCTAACAAAGTTTGAGCTCTGAGATATGGCAGAAATTATTTATGGGAACATCTATTGTTCCTTTCTCTCTTTTCCTCCACTTCTAACAGGGTATTTATTCTCCAGGATAATGATGGACTTGCTGCTCATTCTGGATTTGAAGGCAGAGATGTGAGGCAGGTATGCAGATACATTAAATTTATCTTTACTGGCAgggaatggcttaaatcacacatacTAAGCTTGTActtttaggcttaaaagtgttaaatactcagagttggctgacattttctaggcttaatatgttgcttaatgtatgttgtcacactaagaatacacttctaggcttaaaagtgttaaacactcagagttgactaacatcctctaggcttaatatgttgcttagtgtgtgtggtttaaggctagcCAGGCAGCTATTGAAAGTTGTGATATAATCATGTTAATTTTAACTGTTTAAAATCACATGCGTATATATGTATTGATGACAGGAAATTGATATTTGATGGTGCTGATTATTTAGTGAAAGGCATAGTTTAATTTTGTACATGCCTTTATGATTATTGGCTGGTTTTGTGTAGGTTTTGAGAGCTGTACGCTTGAAAATATTGGAAGGTTGTAAAATTGTCTTTAGTCGGATCTTTCCAACAGCTTACCCTGCTGAGAAGCATCATCTTTGGCGTTTGGCTGAAGAATTAGGAGCAACATGTTCTACTACATTAGATGAATCTGTAACACATGTTGTTGCTCTAGACCTAGGAACAGATAAAGCACGCTGGGCAGTGCAGAATAAACGTTATTTGGTTCATCCGCAATGGCTTGAAGCAGCAAGCTACATGTGGCAAAGGCAAATTGAAGGAAACTTCTCCATCACTACAAAGAAAAATAGTTCAGCATCAACTTTTGTTGAATCTATTCCAGTCTTACCTCAAGGTACTGATGGAAGAGATGTCGAATCTACTCAAAATAAAGAGG contains:
- the LOC131079369 gene encoding RNA polymerase II C-terminal domain phosphatase-like 4 isoform X2 translates to MSVATESPSPSSSNDDFARLLDVELQSSNEEESEEETQSEIVQHGNAEEEKEKEEELFEYDQIEAQRTKRQRLCDGGMMPVGRREVQVSVPEDNKDNVEASSSSPTCPPHPGFMWGVCIRCGVMKPNSDSDDQTGVALKYIHKDFELTDREVARLRNNDLKKLLPRKKLYLVLDLDHTLLNSARFVEVPHEEAAYVTSTYLKGVSNAESVGETGRSLYRLISLQMWTKLRPFVHEFLEEASEMYEMYVYTMGERAYALKMARLLDPTGKHFGTRVISQGDSTRRHQKDLDVVLGAESAVVILDDTEQVWPRHRSNLIVMERYHFFSSSCRQFNLQSPSLTHLMRDETETEGALASMLRVLRSVHQMFFNKDNDGLAAHSGFEGRDVRQVLRAVRLKILEGCKIVFSRIFPTAYPAEKHHLWRLAEELGATCSTTLDESVTHVVALDLGTDKARWAVQNKRYLVHPQWLEAASYMWQRQIEGNFSITTKKNSSASTFVESIPVLPQGTDGRDVESTQNKEETDDGDIDVES
- the LOC131079369 gene encoding RNA polymerase II C-terminal domain phosphatase-like 4 isoform X1 codes for the protein MSVATESPSPSSSNDDFARLLDVELQSSNEEESEEETQSEIVQHGNAEEEKEKEEELFEYDQIEAQRTKRQRLCDGGMMPVGRREVQVSVPEDNKDNVEASSSSPTCPPHPGFMWGVCIRCGVMKPNSDSDDQTGVALKYIHKDFELTDREVARLRNNDLKKLLPRKKLYLVLDLDHTLLNSARFVEVPHEEAAYVTSTYLKGVSNAESEVGETGRSLYRLISLQMWTKLRPFVHEFLEEASEMYEMYVYTMGERAYALKMARLLDPTGKHFGTRVISQGDSTRRHQKDLDVVLGAESAVVILDDTEQVWPRHRSNLIVMERYHFFSSSCRQFNLQSPSLTHLMRDETETEGALASMLRVLRSVHQMFFNKDNDGLAAHSGFEGRDVRQVLRAVRLKILEGCKIVFSRIFPTAYPAEKHHLWRLAEELGATCSTTLDESVTHVVALDLGTDKARWAVQNKRYLVHPQWLEAASYMWQRQIEGNFSITTKKNSSASTFVESIPVLPQGTDGRDVESTQNKEETDDGDIDVES
- the LOC131079369 gene encoding RNA polymerase II C-terminal domain phosphatase-like 4 isoform X3, with translation MSVATESPSPSSSNDDFARLLDVELQSSNEEESEEETQSEIVQHGNAEEEKEKEEELFEYDQIEAQRTKRQRLCDGGMMPVGRREVQVSVPEDNKEASSSSPTCPPHPGFMWGVCIRCGVMKPNSDSDDQTGVALKYIHKDFELTDREVARLRNNDLKKLLPRKKLYLVLDLDHTLLNSARFVEVPHEEAAYVTSTYLKGVSNAESEVGETGRSLYRLISLQMWTKLRPFVHEFLEEASEMYEMYVYTMGERAYALKMARLLDPTGKHFGTRVISQGDSTRRHQKDLDVVLGAESAVVILDDTEQVWPRHRSNLIVMERYHFFSSSCRQFNLQSPSLTHLMRDETETEGALASMLRVLRSVHQMFFNKDNDGLAAHSGFEGRDVRQVLRAVRLKILEGCKIVFSRIFPTAYPAEKHHLWRLAEELGATCSTTLDESVTHVVALDLGTDKARWAVQNKRYLVHPQWLEAASYMWQRQIEGNFSITTKKNSSASTFVESIPVLPQGTDGRDVESTQNKEETDDGDIDVES